The genome window CACCATAGGACTTTCTATAGAACAGTTAAATGATGAACAATTAAGCGATCAGCAAAAACGCCAACTCATCACCACCATTCAACATAAAATAGCGAATGTTGATAAAAGCATTAAAGCTTTATTAACCTTAACTACTATGGGCATTTGCCGCAACGAGCGGATCCCGTTATTAGCGGTAATACAGGATATAATTCTGGAATATAAATCAAGCGGTAATAAGGTGATTAACTTTACTCTTGAGATCAATACGGATATTAAGATCGTTGGCGCAGAATCTGAAGTTCGCAGTATCATTCACACCTTAATTTACAATGCCTGCGAAGCTAGTGCACCAGAAACGACAGTCATGATTCAAGCCTCGGAAAATGAGCAGCAACAAACAACTCTGATCATTAAAGATCAAGGTTCAGGACTTGCCCCTCATATAAAGTCACAGTTATTTCAACCGCATGTATCGAGTAAATCTGAAGGTGCCGGTATGGGGCTTTATATTGCACAACGCCTGATCACTTTGCATTATCATGGCTCAATCACCCTAAGTAACATTGTTGAACAGCAACAAGTTATCGGCTGTCAGGCAACCGTAGTTTTTGGAGCAAACAATGAGTGAAAATAAACTCAATCAGATTTTAGTGGTGGAAGATGATGCCGAGCAGCGTCAATTAATCTGTGACATTCTCAGCGCCAGTCAGTTTTACGTTAAGAGTGCGGATTGTGTTGAACAAGCAATAGTATTAGCCAAAACGCATCACTTTGATGTCATTTTTTCAGACTGGAAACTCGGCGAACTTTCCGGTCTAGAACTGCTAAACTATATTCGCAAAAATTACCCGGATACTGGCTTTGTTATTGCTACCGCCTACGGCACTATTAACCATGCAGTAGAAGCCCTGCAACTTGGTGCCGACGATTACCTGCCTAAACCGTTTAAGCGTCAGGAACTACTACTCACCATAGATAAGGCGCTAAAAGCCAAAACCCTCAGAAGAGAGAATAAAGCATTAAGCGCTCAGCTTAGCGAACAAAAAAAACTGGTTGGGTTAGTCGGAAAAACGCCTTCCATGCAGGCGGTTTATCAACGAATCGAGAAAATATCTACGACTAATGCCACCGTCTTGATCCTGGGCGAAAGTGGCACAGGTAAAGAACTGGCAGCCCGAGCATTGCACGAAAACTCCCCTCGTCATCAGCAACCATTTATCGCAATCAACTGTGGCGCAATTGCCGCGTCGATTGCAGAAGCAGAGCTCTTTGGCGCAGAAAAAGGCGCCTATACCGGTGCTAACTCCACCAAAATCGGCCGCTTTGAAGCTGCTAACAAAGGGACTATTTTTCTTGATGAAATCGGCGAGCTTTCCCCTTCACTACAAGCACATTTATTGCGCTTTTTACAAGAAGGTACCATCACGCGCCTCGGCAGCAATCAAGAAACGTCATTAGATGTCAGAGTGATAGCAGCCACTCACAGAAACCTGGAGCAAGACGTTAAACAGGGAAAATTTAGGGAAGACTTATTTTATCGACTCAATGTTGTGCCAATAAAAATGCCGCCGTTAAGAGAACGACAGCAGGATATCGCACTACTAGCCGATCATTTTATTCAGTTACATGCTCGGCAACATAATTGCCAACCACCCCAATTAAATGCCGACCTTTATCGCCAATTATTTGAATACCATTGGCCCGGCAATGTCAGAGAGTTATCCAATCGCATCGAACGATTTGTATTGCTTCAGGATCAGAAAGAACTCACCGACAGCTTCCATCAGTCGGTCGATATCGACCAGGAACTACCCGACTTTAAACTCCCGGCTAAAAGCTTTAATTGGGAAAATTTTGAACGACATTGTCTGTCGCAAGCACTAAAAATGCATCAAGGTAACCGTACAAAGGCGGCAAAATACTTAAAAATGTCATATAAAGCATTTTTATACCGTTTAGAAAAGTATGAAATAACAAACAATTAACTTTTAATAGAATAGTTATTTTTCGTAGATATTTTTTAAGATTATTTTTGTATAAAAAATACATTCCACTGTTCTAGACTTAAAAGGCTAAGGTAGCATTGACGCGGCCTTAGCTTAGGTAAAATGTGAGGACGTTGTTTATGAGTGCTATTTGGAAGAACCATGCTAATCGTATAGCTGAATTTTTAAATAATAACAATGAAACACAGGCACACCTGTATTTAGAACAGCTAATGCTGTTCCCTGTCGATGTTCAAGATAAAATCATTGAGGACATCAGTCAATTAACCCACTGCAGTAGTGATGCAATATCAAACATCATCAGCCGTTATACTATGTTCGAACGACATCACTTACATTGAGGAGTATCACGCCAACAGTTGTTGTTGGCGTAGCTTCGCTATCTGATCTCTTAGCGCTGCGGCTTGTTCAAATTCAAGGTTTTGAGCATGATCTAGCATTGTTTTTTCAAGTACTTTTACCTGTTGATCAATCTGCTCAACCGTCATCACCTGATATTCTGCGTCTGATTCTGCCGCTCGCTGTTTGCTTTTTATCAGTGCTTGTTCAGGCGTATCACCCACATCCATAACGTCAGCAATCTTACGTTTCACCCCTATCGGAGTAATATTATTTTCTAGGTTATAACTATGTTGTTTTTCTCGACGCCTATCGGTTTCATCAATCGCTTTACGCATTGAACCGGTAATACGATCGCCATATAAAATCGCTTTACCATTAATATTACGTGCCGCCCGGCCAATGGTTTGGATCAGTGAACGCTCAGAGCGTAAAAATCCCTCTTTATCAGCATCTAAAATTGCCACTAACGACACTTCAGGCATGTCCAACCCTTCCCTGAGCAAGTTAATACCAATTAATACATCAAAATGCCCTAAACGAAAATCCCGTATGATCTCTACTCGCTCAACAGTATCAACATCTGAATGCAAATACCGGGTTTTAACATCATGTTCATCTAGGTAATCGGTAAGATCTTCCGCCATACGTTTGGTCAGTGTCGTGGCTAACACCCGATCACCTACTGCAACCCGTAAGCGAATTTCTGAAAGTAAATCATCCACCTGAGTATCGACAGGCCGTACTTCCACCACAGGATCTAACAACCCGGTTGGTCTGACAACTTGCTCAGCCACTTCACCCGAAGATTTTTCCAACTCATAATTACTCGGCGTGGCTGAAACATAAATAGTTTGCGGCGCTAACGATTCAAACTCTTCAAATTTCATCGGCCTGTTATCTAATGCCGATGGCAGGCGGAAACCATATTCCACTAAGTTTTCTTTCCGCGATCGGTCACCTTTATACATCGCACCTATTTGCGGCACAGTGACATGCGATTCATCGATGATCAGCAAGCCATCATCCGGCAAATAATCAAACAAGGTTGGCGGTGCTTCCCCTGCGGCTCTGCCTGATAAATATCGCGAGTAGTTTTCAATCCCCGAGCAGTAGCCTAGCTCAGTCATCATTTCAATATCAAACTGTGTCCGCTGCACTATGCGCTGCTCTTCCACTAACTTGTTATTATCTTTTAGCCTTTGTGCGCGATCTTTTAATTCAATCTTAATATTTTCTACAGCTGCAAGAATTTTATCACGTGGCGTAGCATAATGGGTTTTGGGATAAATAGTTACTCGTGCCAATTTACGCTCAACTTCTCCAGTTAACGGATCAAACTGGCTAATTCGCTCAATTTCTTCATCAAACAACTCAACCCGAATCGCTAACCGATCAGATTCCGCCGGAAAAATATCGATGACATCGCCCCTGACACGATAGGTAGCACGTTGAAACGCAACATCGTTACGGGTGTATTGTAATTCCGCCAAACGCCGTAAAATATCCCGCTGGTTAATGATATCGCCCTGACTGATATGCAACATCATTTTAAGGTAAGAATCTGGATCGCCAAGGCCGTATATTGCAGAGACCGAAGCAACAATAATAACATCACGACGCTCTAATAGCGCCTTAGTTGCCGACAGGCGCATTTGTTCGATATGTTCATTAATCGACGCGTCTTTCTCTATAAAAGTGTCTGTGGTTGGCACATAGGCTTCTGGCTGATAATAATCATAATATGAAACAAAGTACTCAACCGCATTATTAGGAAAAAACTCTTTCATTTCGCCATAGAGCTGCGCCGCTAGCGTTTTATTTGGCGCCAACATCATAGTGGGACGATTAAGCTGAGCGATCACATTAGCGACAGTAAAAGTTTTACCCGAGCCTGTTACGCCAAGCAAAGTTTGGTGTGCTAATCCTGATTCTATACCTTCTAATAACTGAGATATCGCCGCAGGCTGATCGCCATTTGGCGTGTAATCTGAAACGAGTTCCATTGATTTCATTAAGAGACTGCCTTTGCTTCAATTACGCTTTGTTCAAATTGCTTAGAGAAAAAATAATAAGAAATCGCTGCCATCACTAGGTTACCTAATAATGCACCGATGAAAAAGCCTTCTAGCTGATATAACCGACTACCGATATACGCCAACGGCACGTAACAGATAAATAATCGAACAATGCTAAGCATTAACGCCACCATAGGTTTATGTAAGGCATTAAACGAAGAGTTAGTTAAAATAATAATGCCCTGTAACCCATAACCTAACGGTAATATCCAAATAAACAATTTAATAATATCAGCTACCGACTGCTCTTTAGAAAACGCATCCGCAATCCAAGGCGCTAATAACACTAGCACTACATAAATAAGTACCTGCCATAGCAAGACGAACTTAATCGAGGTTTTATAACCTTCTTCGACCCGCTGCATATTGCCAGCACCAAAATTCTGACTGATAAATGGTGGCAACGTCATCGACATTGCTAACACCACTAAACAAGCAATGGACTCGATACGTGAACCAACACCAAATGCCGCTACTGCCGAGTCACCATAAGTAGCAACGATTGCCGTTAATACTGCAGCAGCAATTGGCGTTAGCATATTAGCCCCTGCTGCAGGTAAGCCAATGTGCAGAATCGCTTTACTCGATTGGGCAAATGTTTTGATAAACACTAACGAGGTATGTATTAAATGCCGCTTATAACCTATGGTATAAAGCACAAAAGTAGAGCCTACTAACCAAGAAATTAACGTGGCTATCGCCGCGCCCTGTATTCCCATCGCCGGCACAGGTCCTAAACCAAAAATAAATAGTGGATCTAAAATCGCATTAATCACACCGCCTACGCCCATAATAATACTGGGGGTTTTAGTGTCACCACTTGCTCTAAGAATTGAATTACCGATCATCGGGCCGATCAAAAAGACACTACCAACAAACCAAACATCCATATAATCCCGGATCAAAGACAATAACTCTTCTCGCGCTCCGAGCAAGGTAAAAATTTCATCACTAAAAATAAAACCAATATAAGAAACAATACCAACGACTGTTGCCGCCAATATTAACGCTGACGTTGCAGAGCATTTGGCAAATTTATCGTCTTTTTTTCCAAGTGATTTAGCAATTACCGCGGAAGTCCCAATGCCTAAACCAATAGTTAAACTGATCACAGTAAAGGTTATAGGAAAGGTAAAACTAATCGCCGCCAGTGGTTGAGTCCCTAATAAACCGACAAAAAACGTATCAACCAAATTAAACGTCATCAACAAAATCATGCCGTAAATCATTGGAATGGTCATTTGTTTTAATGTTTGCCCGACAGGATCGGTTAATAAATCAATTTGATGTTTATTGGTGTTTTGGGTCATTAAGATACTTGCTTATATAAGAATCACGACAAAGTGACATATTGTAAAAGATACTAATTAGAGGCGCTATGTAAATATTTAATTTCGTTGTAACTGGATATTTTCCTTATTTTTCTCTTGCTTATTTTTATCTACACTATTACCCCCACCATAGTAATACACAGTAATTTAGCATTAATGCGTCATTGACTAAAAATCACACGTTAACACTACAAATACATCAATAATACGCTATTCATTTGTTTTTATTGGTATTTTAAGCATGCTATTTTTACTTTAATCATTGGCCTATGCTCTGCTATCCCTTATTGTTACGTTTTACCCTAGTTTCACTCACACAGTTATCCACAACTTTAGTGGATAACTGTTAAAAAAAATATAGATACCAAGAGCTTGAGTAAAGATTCAACATTTTGCGATGTAATTTGCAACACCCTGAGTGGAAATTAGGCAAACAGTCAATAAAATTATTTTTTTCTTATTTTTGTGTTGACAGCTCGCCAAGCTGCCATTAATATTCCGCCCCGTTAACGAGTTGCTAGCAAATAAACGTTAGTACCAAGTTATTCCCCAATAGCTCAGTTGGTAGAGCGACGGACTGTTAATCCGTGTGTCACTGGTTCAAGCCCAGTTTGGGGAGCCAAATTACAAGCGATGGTTTGAAATAACGGTCGTAATGCTTCGCTGATAAACAGAAGCTAAAAAAGTTTATTCCCCAATAGCTCAGTTGGTAGAGCGACGGACTGTTAATCCGTGTGTCACTGGTTCAAGCCCAGTTTGGGGAGCCAACATAAAAACCCGCTATTTATAGCGGGTTTTTGCTTTTCTAAACCAAGATAATTTTAACGCATAACCTCTACTATGAATATAGGTTTATCATTCCCCTAATTCCCCAATAACTCAATTGGTAGAGCGACGGACTGTACTCTTGTAAAAATAAGCGTGTGTCACTGGTTCAAGCCCAGTTTGGGGAGCCAACATAAAAACCCGCTATTTATAGCGGGTTTTTGCTTTTCTAAACCAAGATAATTTTAACGCATAACCTCTACCATGAATATAGGTTTATCATTCCCCCTAATTTCCCAATATCTTAATTGGTAGAGCGACAGACTGTACTCTTGTAAAAATAAGCGTGTGTCACTGGTTCAAGCCCAGTTTGGTGCTAAAACAAAAACGCCAACTCATTGTTGGCGTTTTACATATTTACTGTCATTGAGTTTGATTTAAAACTTAATTCATCATTTGATCTCTCAGCGCTCTGAATTCAGCGCCTTTATTCCAATTAGGCCAGATATTCTCATTTGCTAACAAATAGCCGGTTTCAAAAAACAACTGTAGTTCCTGAACCAAGCTATCCCAACCCCACTGCTCTTGGTAAACGTCACAGGTCTGGTGATAACACTTAGCAACTTGCTCAGACACACTTTTGCCTATCTTTTGCTGCTCTTCATTAAGCCATTTTGAGCCACCACCAGCACTTAATGCAGGGACGCCTTTTTTCGCCAACGAAAAATGATCTGAACGATAATAATAGCCACGTTCAGGAGTTTGCTCAGGAGTTAATGTACGGTGCTGACGTTTAGCCGCTTTTGCCAGATAATCTTCAAGCTCTGACTTACCATAGCCAACCACAGTGACATCTTTTTTCATGCCGGTAATATCTAAGCTGTCCATATTGACTAAACCAACAATTTTATTCAGCGGCATCGTAGGATGATTAGCAAAATAAATAGAGCCTAAGCGCCCTTGTTCTTCAGCTGTGACTGCAACAAAAGTAATAGAACGTTTGGGTGCTTGTTTTAACTGACGATAAGCGTTGGCAATATGCATCAAACCTGCAGTACCTGTCGCATTATCATGGGCGCCGTTGTAAACCTCCGTTTTACCATCAACAACCGTTGTACCTAAATGATCCCAGTGCGCCATATAAAGTACATGCTCATCTGGTGATTCACTGCCTTCTAGAGTGGCTAATACATTGTTAG of Thalassotalea insulae contains these proteins:
- a CDS encoding sigma-54-dependent transcriptional regulator, which encodes MSENKLNQILVVEDDAEQRQLICDILSASQFYVKSADCVEQAIVLAKTHHFDVIFSDWKLGELSGLELLNYIRKNYPDTGFVIATAYGTINHAVEALQLGADDYLPKPFKRQELLLTIDKALKAKTLRRENKALSAQLSEQKKLVGLVGKTPSMQAVYQRIEKISTTNATVLILGESGTGKELAARALHENSPRHQQPFIAINCGAIAASIAEAELFGAEKGAYTGANSTKIGRFEAANKGTIFLDEIGELSPSLQAHLLRFLQEGTITRLGSNQETSLDVRVIAATHRNLEQDVKQGKFREDLFYRLNVVPIKMPPLRERQQDIALLADHFIQLHARQHNCQPPQLNADLYRQLFEYHWPGNVRELSNRIERFVLLQDQKELTDSFHQSVDIDQELPDFKLPAKSFNWENFERHCLSQALKMHQGNRTKAAKYLKMSYKAFLYRLEKYEITNN
- the uvrB gene encoding excinuclease ABC subunit UvrB, giving the protein MKSMELVSDYTPNGDQPAAISQLLEGIESGLAHQTLLGVTGSGKTFTVANVIAQLNRPTMMLAPNKTLAAQLYGEMKEFFPNNAVEYFVSYYDYYQPEAYVPTTDTFIEKDASINEHIEQMRLSATKALLERRDVIIVASVSAIYGLGDPDSYLKMMLHISQGDIINQRDILRRLAELQYTRNDVAFQRATYRVRGDVIDIFPAESDRLAIRVELFDEEIERISQFDPLTGEVERKLARVTIYPKTHYATPRDKILAAVENIKIELKDRAQRLKDNNKLVEEQRIVQRTQFDIEMMTELGYCSGIENYSRYLSGRAAGEAPPTLFDYLPDDGLLIIDESHVTVPQIGAMYKGDRSRKENLVEYGFRLPSALDNRPMKFEEFESLAPQTIYVSATPSNYELEKSSGEVAEQVVRPTGLLDPVVEVRPVDTQVDDLLSEIRLRVAVGDRVLATTLTKRMAEDLTDYLDEHDVKTRYLHSDVDTVERVEIIRDFRLGHFDVLIGINLLREGLDMPEVSLVAILDADKEGFLRSERSLIQTIGRAARNINGKAILYGDRITGSMRKAIDETDRRREKQHSYNLENNITPIGVKRKIADVMDVGDTPEQALIKSKQRAAESDAEYQVMTVEQIDQQVKVLEKTMLDHAQNLEFEQAAALRDQIAKLRQQQLLA
- a CDS encoding MATE family efflux transporter, giving the protein MTQNTNKHQIDLLTDPVGQTLKQMTIPMIYGMILLMTFNLVDTFFVGLLGTQPLAAISFTFPITFTVISLTIGLGIGTSAVIAKSLGKKDDKFAKCSATSALILAATVVGIVSYIGFIFSDEIFTLLGAREELLSLIRDYMDVWFVGSVFLIGPMIGNSILRASGDTKTPSIIMGVGGVINAILDPLFIFGLGPVPAMGIQGAAIATLISWLVGSTFVLYTIGYKRHLIHTSLVFIKTFAQSSKAILHIGLPAAGANMLTPIAAAVLTAIVATYGDSAVAAFGVGSRIESIACLVVLAMSMTLPPFISQNFGAGNMQRVEEGYKTSIKFVLLWQVLIYVVLVLLAPWIADAFSKEQSVADIIKLFIWILPLGYGLQGIIILTNSSFNALHKPMVALMLSIVRLFICYVPLAYIGSRLYQLEGFFIGALLGNLVMAAISYYFFSKQFEQSVIEAKAVS